The segment TGCTACAATTTATCTTTTAATTAAAAAATATGAAACTCGGATGGTATTAATTGCTGCGGGGCTAGTACTTTGTATTATTAGCCTTGTGCCAATGGATGCCTTAAATGCATTTAGCGAGCGCATGGTTTCGGCTCCGCTGATCCAAGCCATTTGTTCCAGTATGGGTTTTGCCTATGTGATGAAATACACCAAGTGCGATAAACACTTAGTACTGGTGTTATCTCGTGTTCTGACTCGACTGGGTTTTTTCCTGATCCCCGCGGCAGTCGTACTGACTTTCTTTATTAATATCGCGATCCCTTCCGCGGCTGGGTGTGCTGCTGCGGTGGGTGCGACATTGATTCCGTTACTGATTGCTGCGCGTATTCACCCAGCTATTGCTGGTGGTGCCGTGCTGTGCGGTACGATAGGTTCTATGCTGAGTCCTGGGTTGTCACATAACCCATTTGTGGCGCAGATGTCGAACATGAGCATTGTTGACTTAATTGCTCGCCACGGGCCATACAGCTTAGCCGTTGGGGGCATTGCCGCCGTTTCCTTAGCGGTAGTGGCTTTAGTGAAAAAAGAGTACAACATGAAAGCGGTTGTTGAAGTGAATGGCACCGCAGGCACAGAACAAAACGCAGCGGCAGAGCAACCAAATTATCTTTACGCGACAGCGCCATTTATTCCATTGATTCTATTAATTTTGCCATTTATGGATGCACTGAAAGCGTATCAAATCAGTGTGCCAGCAGCGATGGTCATCGGGGCAATTTATGCGTTAGTTATCACGCGTACTAACCCTTCAACCATCACTAAAGAGTTTTTTAAAGGAATGGGGAATGCTTATGGGGATGTTCTTGGGATCATCATCGCTGCTGCCGTTTTCTCTGCGGGTCTCAAAGCATCTGGCTTAATTGATTCCTTTATTGGTTTTCTGATCCACTCTCCTGAATTTGCACGTTGGGGAGGGACATTGGGCCCATTCTTAATGGGAATTATCACGGGTTCAGGTGATGCAGCCGCGTTTGCTTTCAACGAAACGGTAACACCATTTGCCCAGCAATTTGGTTATGAAATTCCTGATTTGGGGATGGCTTCTGCAATTTCAGGCGCATTGGGTAGAACCATGTCACCGTTAGCAGGTGCAGCTATCGTCTGTGCAGGTTTAGCCAATGTGAACCCGATGGAAATTGTGAAGCGTACTGCGCCCGGCATGATTGTTGGGGTGATCTTCATTGCGCTCATCATGCTTTAATTTTAAGGAGATAACATGTCAAACATTACATTAGAACAACTGACTCAATGGCGTCGTGAATTTCATCAATACCCGGAAATTGGTTGGTCTGAGTTTTTAACCACAGCAAAAATCGTTGAAGAACTGCGTCGTTTAAATTTGGACGTCAAAGTGGGCCCGCAAGTGATCAACCCTGAATATGCCTTTGGACGCCAACAAAAAGTGGTTGATAAAGGTTTAGCGGTGGCGAGAAAGCACCAAGTTGATGAAAATCTGCTGGCTGAAATGCAGGAGCTGACAGGGTGTGTTGCCATTTTCGATAGCGGCAAAGCAGGGCCGACAGTCGCACTACGTTTTGACATTGACTGTGTCGGCGTGACAGAAAGTACCGATGAGACCCATCGGCCAAAAAATGATAATTTTAGTTCTTGTCATCCTGGCGAAATGCACGCGTGTGGTCATGATGGACATATCGCGATTGGTTTAGCGGTTGCGCATTGGTTAGTGGCAAATAAAGAGAGCTTATCTGGCAAAGTAAAACTGTTATTCCAACCTGCGGAAGAAGGCGTTCGCGGTGCGAGAGCGATGGCAGAAAGTGGCATTGTGGATGATGTGGATTATTTTTTAGGGGCGCACTTAGGATTCATTGCCAATAGCGGTGAAATTGTGATTAACCCAACTCATTTCCTCTGCACAACAAAACTGGATTTTCGCTTCAAAGGTGCACCATCCCACGCGGGAGCGGAGCCTGAATTGGGACGCAATGCGCTAGCCGGCGCTTGTCATGCCACAACGCAAATGTTGGGA is part of the Providencia zhijiangensis genome and harbors:
- a CDS encoding amidohydrolase — encoded protein: MSNITLEQLTQWRREFHQYPEIGWSEFLTTAKIVEELRRLNLDVKVGPQVINPEYAFGRQQKVVDKGLAVARKHQVDENLLAEMQELTGCVAIFDSGKAGPTVALRFDIDCVGVTESTDETHRPKNDNFSSCHPGEMHACGHDGHIAIGLAVAHWLVANKESLSGKVKLLFQPAEEGVRGARAMAESGIVDDVDYFLGAHLGFIANSGEIVINPTHFLCTTKLDFRFKGAPSHAGAEPELGRNALAGACHATTQMLGISRHGKGMSRINVGVLNAGEGRNVTPSYAQMQIEVRGENEEINRFMSENAIRMAEGSAHSFQLEMESEVMGEAVDLTNDQELIDTLARVVGQHEELTAVATRPFGGSEDATILAKRVQRHGGKSLYFVVGADRTAGHHQANFDFDEKQMLTAYQLYTGCLASLM
- the dcuC gene encoding C4-dicarboxylate transporter DcuC — encoded protein: MIIQIIAALVIVATIYLLIKKYETRMVLIAAGLVLCIISLVPMDALNAFSERMVSAPLIQAICSSMGFAYVMKYTKCDKHLVLVLSRVLTRLGFFLIPAAVVLTFFINIAIPSAAGCAAAVGATLIPLLIAARIHPAIAGGAVLCGTIGSMLSPGLSHNPFVAQMSNMSIVDLIARHGPYSLAVGGIAAVSLAVVALVKKEYNMKAVVEVNGTAGTEQNAAAEQPNYLYATAPFIPLILLILPFMDALKAYQISVPAAMVIGAIYALVITRTNPSTITKEFFKGMGNAYGDVLGIIIAAAVFSAGLKASGLIDSFIGFLIHSPEFARWGGTLGPFLMGIITGSGDAAAFAFNETVTPFAQQFGYEIPDLGMASAISGALGRTMSPLAGAAIVCAGLANVNPMEIVKRTAPGMIVGVIFIALIML